In Carya illinoinensis cultivar Pawnee chromosome 6, C.illinoinensisPawnee_v1, whole genome shotgun sequence, a single genomic region encodes these proteins:
- the LOC122312897 gene encoding protein C2-DOMAIN ABA-RELATED 7-like, translated as MENLLGLLRIRVQRGINLAARDSLTSSDPYVVVTFGEQKLKSRVVNNDLNPEWNDALTLSVKDLDDPITLRVYDKDILTSDDKMGDAEIDIKPYVECVRSGLENQPNGSVVKKIQPSKTNCLAEESICVWEGGKVVQEMRLRLRNVECGEVVIQLEWIDLPGREDMAATA; from the exons ATGGAGAATCTGCTGGGACTTCTTCGTATTCGGGTTCAGAGAGGCATTAATCTTGCCGCACGTGACTCCTTAACCAGCAGCGACCCTTATGTCGTTGTCACCTTCGGCGAACAG AAATTGAAGTCTCGTGTGGTAAATAATGACCTCAATCCTGAGTGGAACGACGCACTGACTCTTTCTGTTAAAGATCTCGATGATCCTATCACTCTG AGAGTTTATGACAAAGATATATTAACGTCTGATGACAAAATGGGTGATGCCGAGATAGACATAAAACCATATGTTGAGTGTGTGAGGTCTGGCTTGGAAAACCAGCCCAATGGCTCTGTAGTAAAGAAAATTCAGCCAAGCAAGACAAACTGCCTTGCAGAGGAGAGTATTTGTGTTTGGGAGGGTGGAAAAGTTGTGCAGGAAATGCGTCTGAGACTGAGAAATGTGGAGTGTGGTGAAGTGGTGATCCAACTTGAGTGGATTGATCTTCCAGGTAGGGAAGATATGGCGGCAACTGCATGA